A region of the Sphingobium yanoikuyae genome:
CGCTGCATCGCGGGTTGGAGACATCCATGGAGGCGGAATGGTCCACCAACGTCCTCAACCAGGCGATCCTGCTGGGCACGGAGGATTTCAAGGAAGGGCTGGATGCGGTAAAGAGCAAGCGTGCGCCGGTATTCACCGGTAAATAATGTAGCGTGACGGAAGTCGGCTCCAGTCAGTCAATCCTGACTGGAGCGACTCCTATGCTTCAGAACGCCAGAAAGAGTGAGGCCGACCCCAGCAGCACATTCTTGTATCCCGGTAGGAACGTCGGGTTGAACACATATTGCAGTGCGGGTGCGATACGGACGCCGGGGCCCAGATGGACTGCATAGGCACCCGATATGCCGACTTGGTGCCGGGCGGTGTCGATTCCGCGCAGCGCATAGGATGCGTGCAGGTCTTCGCTGAACCGATTGTAACTGACGGTCAGGTTTAAAGAATCGGTCGGCCTGGCGTTGAATGGGCCAACATAATAGGCCCGTATCTCGCCCGCATGGCTGAAAGCACTGACTGATTTGCGCGCCGCGCTGTAGCTGGCGCCCAGATAAAGGCCTCGGAAGAACAATTGGTTGTCGGGCCGGGTCGCCTGATAATCAATCAGCGCGTAATAGGAATAATTATGGTCGCTGCCGCCCAGGAAGCGGTCATAATCCGACATGTTGTAGAGATAGCCCGCCCGCGCCCAGAAGCGGCGCTGCGTGGGAGATGCTTTGCGCCGGATACCCACTTCGCCGATATCAAGAGCTTTGGCATTATGCTGATGCCAATCAAGGCCGATTCCGTTCGTTCGGATTTCTTCTGCAATTCCGCGGGGGTTGAGCGATCGCTGCACCCCGCCCAGCAGGTAAAGGCTCTTCTTGCCGTTGATCTGGACGTTGACGCCAGGCGTGGTGGCCGGTTCTGCGCTCAGGCCAGCCTGAACGGGCAGCAGCGAGACAAGCCCCGTCGTCAATGTCGGATTCCCGCCGGTGATAAGGCCCGCGAAATGCAGATAATTCTGCAAGAAGCCCGCTTTCACCTCCACCGTATGATTGGCGAAGCCATGATAGATGGACAGCGTCTTGAAGGTGATCGAATTGCGGCATTGGGGGCGAAGCTTGTTACCGAATAGCCGCCGCCGACCGTCAGCATCGTGTCGCCCAGGGCGATGTCGTCCAGCGTCTTGGTGACGTAGATGTTGAGCGCGTTGTTGCGCAGCGTAAATTTCTGGCCATTGTAGACCTGTGGATCGCTCGGCATACCGGTGGCGGTCAGAGATGTTTGAACTGACGAAGCCGACTGCATCTCGACCCCGATGCCGTGATCGGCCAGCGCGTCGCGAAAGCCGCCGCGATTGCCCACGATAGTGTCGATGATGCCCGGGAACTGCGTTGTCAGCATGGGTTCGCGTAACTTGTCGAAGCGCGCATAGTCTTTGGGATTGCGTTTTGCCGGCCTGCCCGTTGGCGCAAGCGATGAGGATCCGGGTGATAAGCGCGATAATGGAGAGCCGGTCTTGTCCGATTGTTCAGGCTGTGTCGCACCCTTGTTCGGCATTGGATCGGCAGGACCATGCTGCGCGCTCTGGGCGCTGGCCGCGCCAGTCCAGCACAGGCTGCATGTGACGGCCAGAGCGCCCAACGACAGAGTTGAACGCGAAAGGCGGCTCATTCTAAGTAACGGCAATGCATACTCTCCCGACCCGAAAACAGGAACCTATTTATATAAGTTTGTCCCGTAGCGAGGCCGCAGGTTGAGCGCTAGTCCGATCATGGGCTGCAGATTGGGTGCGCAGCGATTTTTTGGGAAAATTGAGGCGGGTCACTGAATTTTGCGACGAATGGACCTTTCCGAAGGCAGATTATTCGTGGCCAAGTGGCTGACAAAATAGGCAGAAAACGAATCACGACCGGCGGTGCGGTCGTGCGTGGACCTTTGGGATTGTCCTCACCCAATGCCCTACCAAGTGCCGCCGTCCACGCGGAGCAGCGTGCCGGTGGTGTAACTTGAGGCCGGACTGGCGAGGTAGAGCGCTGACGTTATCACCTCCTCGGGTCGACCGGGCCGGTTCAGGGCATTGCGTGCCGTCTCGCGAGCCTCGGGCGTCCAGGCATCGGCGATGTCGGTCAGGAATGGCCCGGCCGACAGCGTATTCACACGCACCTTGGGTGCATATTCATGCGCCATCGACAGCGTCATTGCGTTCAGAGCGGCCTTGGATGAGCCGTAGGGGATGATTCCCGGCAGCGGCATCACGCCCCCTGTCGAGGATATGTTGATGATCGTGCCGCCATCGCCATCATACATCCGCTTGCCGATCTGGCTGGCAAGCCGGAACGGCCCCTTGAAATTCAGGTTCAGCACGCTGTCGAAAAGCTTTTCAGTCACTTCGTGGCTGGGGCAATAGGGACTCATGCCCGCATTGTTGACCAAAATGTCGACCTTGCCGAACTGCGCATAGCTGCCCTCGATCAGAGCGTCGATATCGTCCCATCGCCCGCAATGCGCCGACCAGGCCAGCGCTTTGCGGCCTTTCGCCCGCACCTGCGCGGCCACTTCCTCGCACGCCTCCAGCTTGCGGCTGGCGATGATGAGGTCCGCGCCATGCTCGGCAAAGGCTAGCACCATCTCCCGTCCCAGCCCGCGGCTGCCGCCCGTGACCAGCGCAACCTTCCCGGTCAGGTCGAACAGCGGATCGCTCATGCCGCCACCTCCAGCGTCGAGTCGGCCAGGATGTCGGCATATCTGGCGCGCACCGCTGTCAGCCGGTCGGGAATGTGCTCGGTCGGGAACAGACCTTGGGACGGCCTGGCTTTGCGGGTATAGGCCTTGGCGACTTGCACCTTGTGCACCTCGGTTGGCCCGTCGGCCAGCGCCAGGCTGGGCAGGCTCATCCACATGGCCGACAGCACGGTTTCGTTCGTGACGCCATAGCTGCCGTGGATCTGGATCGCGCGCTGCACCACGTCATGGTAGATTTTGGCCATCTGTACCTTGCACATCGCGATCAGCGTGCGCGCAGCCCCATGCGGCTCGTTGTCGATCACCCAGGCCGTCTTCAGCACCAGCATCCGAAACTGCTCGATCTCGATCGCCGTGTCGGCGATCATGCCCTGCACGAACTGGTGATCGGCCAGAAGCTTGCCTTGCGTGCGGCGCGACACGACGCGCTCCTGCATCATCTCGAACGCACGCTGGC
Encoded here:
- a CDS encoding carbohydrate porin; this translates as MQNYLHFAGLITGGNPTLTTGLVSLLPVQAGLSAEPATTPGVNVQINGKKSLYLLGGVQRSLNPRGIAEEIRTNGIGLDWHQHNAKALDIGEVGIRRKASPTQRRFWARAGYLYNMSDYDRFLGGSDHNYSYYALIDYQATRPDNQLFFRGLYLGASYSAARKSVSAFSHAGEIRAYYVGPFNARPTDSLNLTVSYNRFSEDLHASYALRGIDTARHQVGISGAYAVHLGPGVRIAPALQYVFNPTFLPGYKNVLLGSASLFLAF
- a CDS encoding SDR family NAD(P)-dependent oxidoreductase, whose protein sequence is MSDPLFDLTGKVALVTGGSRGLGREMVLAFAEHGADLIIASRKLEACEEVAAQVRAKGRKALAWSAHCGRWDDIDALIEGSYAQFGKVDILVNNAGMSPYCPSHEVTEKLFDSVLNLNFKGPFRLASQIGKRMYDGDGGTIINISSTGGVMPLPGIIPYGSSKAALNAMTLSMAHEYAPKVRVNTLSAGPFLTDIADAWTPEARETARNALNRPGRPEEVITSALYLASPASSYTTGTLLRVDGGTW